The Buttiauxella selenatireducens genome has a window encoding:
- the tssA gene encoding type VI secretion system protein TssA produces MTMDLSNPDTWISHLLENLPEEKLCAALKDDNPDWEYIDGEIVKLGSLAHSQLDIPELQRRGLMLLASETKDFRLLAHLLRTLQHAGEQLLALRLLTLYVEHYWMVAAPQNMAHKKRFATQVVKRFEGGVSSFAESADTAQRDSLLGELAKLAQCWQVNNAPELAQVTDDLFALYPRAFRDIASAPSASPATTPSGELQQNTTVGYTPAAVAPAPQVSIDSHDDKAWRDTLLKVAAILCERQPDSPQGYRLRRHALWQSITGTPQSESDGRTPLAAVPVDMVADYQARLASADTALWQQVENSLLLAPYWLDGHHLSAQIAQRLGYEDVALAIRDETGRFVTRLPQLAGLLFNDRIPFMNPQTKQWLVSPSGRQAVPETDEYTPAARQCFNEQGLEAALRYLDALPEGDPRDQFYRQYLGAQLMEETGMVQLAHQQYRMLFKTGRQIMLPDWEPSLLEQLEKKFTAEQ; encoded by the coding sequence ATGACAATGGATTTAAGCAATCCGGATACCTGGATTTCCCATCTGCTGGAAAACCTGCCAGAAGAGAAACTGTGCGCGGCACTGAAAGACGATAACCCAGACTGGGAATATATAGACGGCGAAATCGTCAAGCTGGGGTCGCTGGCCCACAGTCAGCTCGATATTCCAGAATTACAGCGTCGGGGATTGATGCTTCTGGCTTCAGAAACCAAAGATTTCCGCTTGCTGGCGCATCTGTTGCGCACCTTGCAACATGCTGGTGAACAGCTATTGGCGCTGCGTCTGCTGACGTTATATGTAGAACATTATTGGATGGTCGCCGCGCCGCAAAATATGGCGCACAAAAAGCGTTTTGCCACTCAGGTGGTAAAACGCTTTGAAGGCGGCGTTTCCAGTTTTGCAGAAAGCGCTGATACCGCGCAGCGTGATTCCTTACTGGGGGAACTGGCGAAGTTAGCGCAGTGCTGGCAGGTCAATAATGCCCCTGAACTGGCGCAGGTGACGGACGATCTGTTTGCTCTGTACCCGCGTGCATTTCGTGATATCGCATCAGCACCGTCTGCGTCGCCTGCGACTACACCCTCGGGTGAGTTACAGCAGAACACCACAGTAGGGTATACGCCTGCTGCTGTTGCTCCTGCACCGCAGGTATCCATCGATAGCCACGACGATAAAGCCTGGAGAGACACGCTGCTGAAAGTCGCCGCCATTCTCTGTGAACGCCAGCCGGATTCGCCACAGGGCTACCGTCTGCGCCGCCATGCGCTGTGGCAAAGCATTACTGGCACACCGCAGTCGGAAAGTGATGGGCGGACACCGCTGGCGGCAGTACCGGTCGATATGGTGGCAGATTATCAAGCCCGGCTTGCCAGTGCAGATACAGCGCTGTGGCAACAAGTGGAAAACAGCCTGCTGCTGGCCCCGTACTGGCTGGATGGCCACCATCTTTCTGCACAAATTGCACAACGTCTGGGTTATGAGGATGTGGCACTGGCCATCCGCGATGAGACAGGACGTTTTGTTACCCGATTGCCCCAGCTTGCTGGTTTGTTGTTTAACGACCGTATCCCGTTTATGAACCCACAAACAAAACAGTGGCTGGTATCGCCTTCTGGTCGTCAGGCTGTGCCTGAGACAGATGAATATACACCAGCTGCACGCCAGTGTTTTAACGAGCAGGGGCTGGAGGCTGCGCTGCGGTATCTGGACGCACTACCCGAAGGCGATCCCCGCGACCAGTTTTATCGGCAGTATCTTGGGGCGCAATTGATGGAAGAAACCGGGATGGTGCAACTGGCGCATCAGCAGTACCGGATGTTGTTCAAAACGGGACGACAAATAATGCTGCCCGACTGGGAACCCTCCCTGTTAGAGCAATTAGAAAAAAAGTTCACGGCAGAACAGTAA
- the vasI gene encoding type VI secretion system-associated protein VasI, protein MSWVRVFRQSGWLMAGLFACTVYADAPPASGVGLASAPPPDTQATIKAMQSCRREPAALERLGCYDHILAPEQTGFESALVKARYQGEAWTRATEQEKQRSGNTTSLLITQTPGDRPTVVITTPAIGNVPPRPVLMFSCVDNITRMQVALMHSLETHDIAVTLTADNKTFQSRWFVRENGVLLESSRGLSGIDEITQLFGAKTLTVDTGTNSTAGKLTFNIDGLAQAIRPLRDACHWAGE, encoded by the coding sequence ATGAGCTGGGTGCGCGTTTTCCGGCAAAGCGGATGGCTGATGGCAGGGCTGTTCGCCTGTACTGTCTATGCGGACGCGCCACCTGCATCTGGTGTGGGGTTGGCAAGTGCGCCCCCTCCGGACACGCAAGCCACCATCAAGGCGATGCAGTCTTGTCGCCGTGAGCCTGCGGCGCTGGAGCGTCTTGGCTGCTATGACCATATCCTCGCACCAGAGCAGACCGGGTTCGAAAGCGCGTTGGTCAAAGCCCGCTATCAGGGTGAAGCGTGGACACGTGCCACAGAACAGGAAAAGCAACGTTCAGGTAACACCACTTCACTGTTGATCACGCAAACACCGGGAGATCGCCCGACAGTGGTCATTACTACCCCGGCGATTGGCAATGTCCCGCCGCGCCCGGTGCTGATGTTCAGCTGTGTGGACAACATCACCCGGATGCAGGTGGCGCTGATGCACTCACTGGAGACGCATGATATCGCCGTGACTCTGACTGCGGATAACAAGACATTCCAAAGCCGCTGGTTTGTGCGCGAGAACGGCGTGTTGCTCGAATCCAGCCGAGGGCTGTCCGGTATAGATGAAATTACCCAGTTGTTCGGTGCCAAAACGCTGACTGTGGATACGGGCACGAACAGCACCGCCGGGAAGTTGACCTTTAATATCGACGGGCTGGCACAGGCCATCAGGCCGCTGCGCGATGCCTGCCACTGGGCGGGAGAATAA
- the tssH gene encoding type VI secretion system ATPase TssH — protein MIQIDLPTLVKRLNLFTRQAMEAAAAECMSQQAPEITVAHVLLQMLASVRSDLRVIAERAEIDINALRQALTVENWPGTRTPDNYPAFSPMLAEWLKEGWLLASADMQHSELRGGVLLMALLHSPLRYIPVAAARLLTSINRDQLRQAFPEWTRESAESVALDTDAQTASAKTDNSDSLLARYAKNMTEDARQGRLDPVLCRDREIDLMIDILCRRRKNNPVVVGEAGVGKSALIEGLALRIVAGQVPDKLKNTDIMTLDLGALQAGASVKGEFEKRFKGLMAEVISSPVPVILFIDEAHTLIGAGNQQGGLDISNLLKPALARGELKTIAATTWSEYKKYFEKDAALSRRFQLVKVSEPNAAEATIILRGLSAVYEQSHGVLIDDEALQAAATLSERYLSGRQLPDKAIDVLDTACARVAINLSSPPKQISALTTLSHQCEAEISQLMREIRIGLRTDNTRLDEVHAQHEATQDELRKLEEAWHQQQTLVQKIIALRQQLLNATPDTEAVSDIEPETPSSAERLAQLTAELDALHHTQLLVSPHVDKKQIAAVIAEWTGVPLNRLSQNEMSVITGLPQWLGDTIKGQELAIANLHKHLLTARADLRRPGRPLGAFLLAGPSGVGKTETVLQLAELLYGGRQYLTTINMSEFQEKHTVSRLIGSPPGYVGYGEGGVLTEAIRQKPYSVVLLDEVEKAHPDVLNLFYQAFDKGEMADGEGRLIDCKNIVFFLTSNLGYQTIVEHADNPELMQESLYPVLADFFKPALLARMEVVPYLPLSRETLATIIAGKLARLDNVLRNRFSAEVVIEPEVTDEIMKRVTRAENGARMLESVIDGDMLPPLSLLLLQKMAANTAIARIRLSAAEGTFTAEVEDVPDALPQTEEETVL, from the coding sequence ATGATCCAGATTGATCTCCCCACGCTGGTAAAACGGCTGAACCTTTTTACTCGTCAGGCGATGGAAGCAGCTGCCGCCGAATGCATGAGTCAGCAGGCGCCGGAAATTACCGTGGCACATGTATTGTTGCAAATGCTGGCCTCGGTGCGCAGCGATCTGCGTGTGATAGCTGAACGAGCTGAAATTGATATCAATGCGCTGCGCCAGGCGCTGACGGTGGAAAACTGGCCTGGAACTCGTACACCGGATAACTATCCTGCTTTTTCCCCGATGCTTGCCGAGTGGCTGAAAGAGGGTTGGCTACTGGCATCTGCTGATATGCAGCACAGCGAACTGCGCGGCGGTGTTTTGCTGATGGCTCTGTTGCACTCGCCGCTGCGCTATATCCCCGTAGCTGCCGCCCGACTGCTAACCAGCATTAACCGAGACCAGCTACGCCAGGCGTTTCCAGAATGGACGCGCGAGTCTGCTGAATCTGTTGCACTGGATACTGACGCCCAAACCGCCAGTGCGAAAACGGACAATAGCGACAGCCTGCTGGCGCGTTATGCGAAAAACATGACTGAAGATGCCCGCCAGGGTCGGTTGGATCCGGTGCTGTGTCGCGATCGTGAAATCGACTTGATGATCGACATTCTCTGTCGCCGCCGCAAGAATAATCCGGTAGTAGTCGGGGAAGCGGGCGTTGGGAAAAGTGCGTTAATTGAAGGGCTGGCGCTGCGAATTGTGGCAGGCCAGGTGCCGGATAAACTGAAAAATACCGACATCATGACGCTCGACCTGGGCGCATTGCAGGCCGGAGCATCGGTGAAGGGTGAGTTCGAAAAACGGTTTAAGGGGCTGATGGCGGAAGTCATTTCCTCACCGGTTCCCGTTATCCTGTTTATTGATGAAGCTCATACGCTTATCGGAGCAGGCAACCAGCAGGGTGGGCTTGATATCTCCAACCTACTTAAACCTGCGCTGGCACGTGGCGAGCTGAAAACCATCGCTGCCACCACCTGGAGCGAATACAAAAAATACTTTGAGAAAGATGCCGCGCTGTCGCGCCGCTTCCAGCTAGTGAAGGTGAGCGAACCCAATGCTGCGGAAGCGACGATTATTTTGCGTGGACTGTCGGCAGTATATGAACAATCTCACGGCGTGCTGATTGATGATGAGGCGTTACAGGCCGCGGCGACGTTAAGCGAGCGCTACCTGTCAGGGCGTCAGTTGCCGGATAAAGCTATCGACGTGCTGGACACCGCCTGTGCCCGGGTGGCGATTAACCTCTCTTCACCACCAAAACAGATATCCGCGCTGACCACGTTATCTCACCAGTGTGAGGCTGAAATCAGCCAGCTTATGCGTGAAATTCGTATTGGGTTACGCACCGATAATACTCGGCTGGACGAGGTTCATGCGCAGCATGAAGCCACGCAGGATGAGCTGCGAAAACTGGAAGAAGCCTGGCATCAGCAGCAGACACTGGTGCAGAAGATTATTGCTCTACGCCAGCAATTGTTGAACGCAACACCTGATACGGAAGCTGTCAGTGATATCGAGCCAGAAACCCCTTCATCGGCTGAACGTCTGGCACAACTGACGGCGGAGCTGGACGCTTTGCATCACACCCAGTTGCTGGTCTCACCGCATGTGGACAAAAAACAAATTGCTGCCGTAATTGCTGAATGGACTGGCGTGCCGCTTAATCGCCTGTCGCAGAACGAGATGTCAGTCATAACCGGTTTGCCGCAGTGGCTTGGCGATACCATCAAAGGCCAGGAGCTGGCGATTGCCAATCTGCATAAACATCTGCTCACCGCGCGTGCTGACCTGCGGCGTCCTGGTCGTCCATTGGGCGCATTCTTGCTGGCGGGGCCAAGCGGCGTGGGTAAAACTGAAACCGTGCTGCAACTGGCCGAGCTGCTCTATGGCGGCCGTCAGTATCTCACCACGATCAACATGTCGGAATTCCAGGAAAAGCACACCGTCTCCCGGCTGATTGGTTCGCCCCCAGGCTATGTCGGCTACGGTGAAGGCGGCGTATTGACCGAGGCTATTCGCCAGAAACCGTACTCGGTAGTGCTGCTTGATGAAGTGGAAAAAGCCCACCCGGATGTACTCAACCTGTTCTACCAGGCGTTTGATAAAGGCGAAATGGCCGACGGGGAAGGGCGCCTGATTGACTGTAAAAATATCGTCTTCTTCCTGACCTCTAATCTCGGCTATCAGACCATTGTTGAGCATGCTGACAACCCGGAATTGATGCAAGAGTCGCTGTATCCGGTACTCGCTGATTTCTTCAAACCGGCGCTGTTGGCACGAATGGAGGTGGTGCCTTACCTGCCGCTGTCACGTGAAACGCTCGCCACAATTATTGCCGGGAAACTGGCGCGGCTCGATAACGTGCTGCGTAACCGCTTTAGCGCAGAAGTCGTTATTGAACCGGAAGTGACTGACGAAATCATGAAGCGCGTCACCCGTGCAGAGAACGGAGCCAGGATGCTGGAGTCGGTGATTGATGGCGACATGCTGCCGCCACTCTCGTTGTTGCTACTCCAGAAAATGGCAGCTAATACGGCGATCGCGCGTATTCGGTTATCGGCCGCCGAAGGTACGTTTACAGCAGAAGTCGAAGACGTTCCCGATGCCTTGCCGCAGACAGAGGAAGAAACTGTTTTATGA
- the icmH gene encoding type IVB secretion system protein IcmH/DotU, with product MSEQSVLMPDRNDLLSTTDVPDPGQAFSPEIGEGTTRRQYRLTLRGNSLNPMIDAATPLLGMVMRVAGMNSNAMPEQLFSQVVTDVQAVEQLLQEQGYEPGVIVSFRYILCTYIDEAALGNGWSNKNEWIKQSLLVHFHNEAWGGEKVFILLERLIREPKRYQDLLEFLYLCFSLGFRGRYKVAVQSQDEFEQIYRRLHHVLHGLRGDAQFPLLHQDKKTQGGRYQLIKRLTIKHIFFGSVTVLVFFYLFYLLRLDNQAQDILQQLNKLLR from the coding sequence ATGAGTGAACAGTCCGTTCTTATGCCCGACAGAAATGACCTCTTGAGCACGACCGACGTGCCAGATCCAGGGCAGGCGTTTTCGCCAGAAATCGGAGAAGGAACTACCCGCCGCCAGTATCGGCTTACTTTGCGTGGTAACAGCCTCAACCCGATGATCGATGCGGCCACGCCCCTGCTGGGTATGGTGATGCGTGTTGCGGGGATGAACAGTAACGCCATGCCGGAGCAACTTTTTTCTCAGGTGGTGACGGACGTCCAGGCTGTGGAACAACTGCTTCAGGAGCAAGGTTACGAACCTGGTGTGATTGTGTCGTTTCGCTACATCCTTTGTACCTATATAGACGAAGCCGCGCTGGGTAATGGCTGGTCAAACAAGAATGAGTGGATCAAGCAATCGCTGTTGGTTCATTTTCACAACGAAGCCTGGGGTGGCGAAAAGGTATTTATCCTGCTTGAACGCCTGATCCGCGAGCCGAAGCGCTACCAGGATCTGCTTGAGTTTCTGTATCTCTGTTTCTCGTTGGGTTTTCGCGGGCGTTATAAAGTCGCGGTACAGAGTCAGGATGAGTTTGAACAGATTTACCGCCGTTTGCACCACGTCCTGCACGGGCTGCGCGGCGATGCCCAATTCCCGTTGCTGCATCAGGATAAAAAAACGCAGGGCGGGCGCTATCAGTTAATCAAACGGTTGACCATCAAACATATTTTCTTCGGCAGCGTTACCGTGCTGGTGTTTTTTTATCTGTTCTACCTGCTGCGCCTGGACAACCAGGCACAGGACATTCTGCAGCAGCTTAACAAATTACTGCGATAA
- the tssK gene encoding type VI secretion system baseplate subunit TssK, which produces MATTKNKVLWQEGLFAIPQHFQQQQRNHEYLLNQRMNALDDFVWGFTTLALNTELLAQGKIMLDSAAGCMPDGTVFSVPEQDQLPTPYQPLGLSMPGSHDIYLALPVLSDITCEIEGYKSAGQGTERYRLARADVRDLHSDGGDVQQIVLGQLALKIVSGADDLSAMVTLPLCRIRNQLPNGALVLDDSFIPTCQAIRVSSVLNGFVGDVQGLISNRASELAKRIGSPEQSGIADVSEFMMLQMLNRSQMHFTHRSHLHTLHPEAFYLDLVRLLGELMTFTENSRLPCPVEVYSHRDLTQSFKTVIPELRRALNTVLMPRAQNLPLIFSDGVYIATVNDPTLLQSGSFVLAVRARMPHNQIILQFTQQSKIAATDKIRNVVSVQVPGVPLRSLTAAPRQLPYHDGYVYFDLDKGATAWQDVVKAGALALHISGNFPELDMQLWAIRG; this is translated from the coding sequence ATGGCGACCACGAAAAATAAGGTGCTCTGGCAGGAAGGTTTGTTTGCCATACCGCAGCATTTTCAGCAACAGCAGCGCAACCATGAATATCTGCTGAACCAGCGCATGAATGCGCTGGATGACTTTGTATGGGGATTTACGACACTGGCTCTCAATACCGAATTGCTGGCTCAGGGCAAGATTATGCTCGACAGCGCTGCGGGCTGCATGCCGGATGGGACTGTATTCAGCGTACCTGAACAGGACCAGCTTCCTACGCCGTATCAACCACTCGGTCTATCGATGCCAGGAAGCCATGATATTTACCTGGCGTTACCAGTGTTAAGCGATATCACTTGTGAAATTGAAGGTTACAAAAGCGCTGGACAAGGAACTGAGCGTTATCGACTGGCCCGTGCTGATGTTCGTGATCTGCACTCGGATGGTGGTGATGTACAGCAGATAGTGCTGGGGCAACTGGCTCTGAAAATTGTTAGTGGCGCTGATGATCTCAGTGCGATGGTGACGTTGCCGCTATGTCGTATACGTAACCAATTGCCCAATGGTGCTCTGGTACTGGACGATAGTTTTATTCCCACTTGTCAGGCAATCCGGGTTAGCTCGGTACTAAACGGGTTTGTCGGTGACGTGCAAGGGCTTATTAGCAATCGCGCAAGTGAATTAGCAAAGCGCATTGGTTCGCCGGAGCAAAGTGGTATCGCTGATGTGTCGGAATTTATGATGCTGCAGATGCTCAACCGCAGCCAGATGCACTTCACTCATCGGTCACACCTGCATACCTTGCATCCGGAAGCCTTTTATCTGGATCTGGTCAGGCTGCTGGGCGAACTAATGACGTTTACCGAAAACAGCCGTCTCCCCTGTCCTGTCGAAGTTTACAGTCACCGCGATCTCACTCAATCGTTTAAAACGGTGATCCCAGAGCTACGTCGGGCTCTCAATACCGTATTGATGCCGCGGGCGCAAAACCTGCCGCTCATCTTTAGTGACGGGGTTTATATCGCCACCGTTAACGACCCAACACTGTTGCAGTCCGGCTCCTTTGTGCTGGCAGTACGTGCGCGGATGCCACATAACCAAATTATTCTCCAGTTCACCCAGCAGTCGAAAATTGCTGCCACCGATAAAATCCGCAACGTGGTTAGCGTACAGGTTCCGGGTGTGCCATTACGTTCATTGACTGCTGCTCCACGCCAGCTGCCATATCACGATGGCTACGTCTATTTCGATCTCGACAAAGGCGCAACGGCCTGGCAAGACGTGGTGAAAGCCGGTGCGCTGGCGCTGCATATTTCCGGCAACTTCCCGGAACTGGATATGCAGCTGTGGGCGATAAGAGGTTAA
- the tssJ gene encoding type VI secretion system lipoprotein TssJ has protein sequence MNTKALLACVLISVALTGCETAKKLGQVISNPNIQVGKTVDQPSEVTVTLLTEPDTNVNADGEAAPVDVQLVYLSDDSKLQAADYDQVASTPLPDVLGKNYIDHQDLSLLPDIMKTLPPVKMDSKTQFIGVIAYFSDDQTTEWKQIEPVEGIGHSYRLLVHVRQNSIEMKKEDN, from the coding sequence ATGAATACAAAGGCGCTTCTGGCCTGCGTACTGATTAGTGTTGCATTAACCGGTTGCGAAACGGCGAAGAAACTGGGTCAGGTGATCAGCAACCCGAATATACAGGTTGGAAAGACGGTGGATCAGCCCTCAGAAGTTACCGTCACACTACTGACTGAACCAGACACCAATGTCAACGCAGATGGTGAAGCTGCTCCAGTGGATGTGCAACTGGTTTATCTGAGCGACGATTCAAAATTACAGGCCGCTGATTATGACCAGGTTGCCAGTACGCCGCTGCCAGATGTTCTGGGGAAAAACTATATCGATCACCAGGATCTCAGTCTGCTGCCGGACATCATGAAAACCCTGCCACCAGTGAAAATGGATTCGAAAACGCAGTTCATTGGCGTTATTGCCTATTTTTCCGACGACCAGACCACCGAATGGAAGCAAATCGAGCCAGTAGAAGGAATCGGTCACAGTTACCGCCTACTAGTGCATGTACGTCAGAACAGCATCGAAATGAAAAAAGAGGACAACTAA
- the tagH gene encoding type VI secretion system-associated FHA domain protein TagH: MAEEKPQSSALSLTLQIMNGNELESGRAAKCLFTADGGDIGHATACHWPVQDRAGSVAGRACQVVQHDGAFCLRSLMPGLMINLAPVSVDTGLVRLRQGDEIVLGALALKVFIHEGKLISYSEQMAAPETIVSNRDRLADALLTTDGQPAYPGMPHRHQLVDTVVNGFSTDPLQALQTESLTTAGDLFSGVTHVRSSAPQSDLARNSGINNQFMDLPPIYADPRHSNDEVTSPADMAQLHLAVTPLLRGLGCSLAVRNSQDADDFLEEAGRALRAAIQGLLDLQHRQNSLSDKHLRPLEDNPLRLNMDYSTALDVMFAEGKSPVHLAAPAAIGESLRNICHHEDANRVAITEALRVMLDAFSPQNLMRRFVQYRRSHELRQPLNDAEAWRMYSHYYDELASDRQQGFSMLFNEVYAQVYDRVLRENQREPEA; this comes from the coding sequence ATGGCTGAGGAAAAGCCACAATCTTCTGCACTGTCACTGACGTTGCAAATAATGAACGGCAATGAGCTGGAAAGCGGACGGGCCGCAAAATGTCTCTTTACCGCTGACGGAGGGGATATCGGCCACGCTACTGCGTGCCACTGGCCGGTGCAGGACCGGGCCGGATCGGTTGCCGGTCGCGCCTGCCAGGTTGTCCAGCATGACGGTGCGTTTTGTTTACGCAGTTTGATGCCGGGGCTGATGATCAATCTGGCTCCTGTGTCTGTGGATACAGGGTTAGTACGGCTGCGTCAGGGGGATGAAATAGTTCTCGGTGCACTTGCACTGAAGGTGTTTATCCATGAAGGAAAGCTGATTAGCTATAGCGAGCAGATGGCAGCGCCAGAAACTATCGTGAGTAACCGCGATCGTCTGGCAGATGCATTGTTGACCACCGATGGTCAGCCTGCTTACCCTGGAATGCCTCATCGCCACCAGTTGGTTGACACTGTAGTAAACGGTTTTTCGACTGACCCATTACAGGCATTGCAGACTGAAAGCCTGACCACAGCAGGCGATTTATTTTCTGGTGTGACGCATGTTCGCTCTTCCGCCCCGCAGTCCGATCTTGCCAGGAATAGTGGGATCAATAATCAGTTTATGGATCTACCGCCGATATATGCCGACCCACGTCACAGTAATGATGAAGTGACTTCCCCGGCTGACATGGCGCAGCTCCATCTTGCCGTTACCCCACTGTTGCGTGGGCTGGGTTGTTCGCTTGCTGTGCGTAATTCACAAGATGCCGATGATTTTCTGGAAGAGGCGGGGCGTGCATTGCGTGCGGCGATTCAGGGGTTGCTCGATTTACAACACCGCCAGAATAGCCTGTCTGATAAACACTTGCGCCCATTAGAGGACAACCCGCTACGTCTGAACATGGATTACTCCACCGCGTTGGACGTGATGTTTGCCGAAGGTAAAAGCCCGGTGCATCTGGCGGCTCCCGCCGCTATTGGTGAGAGTTTGCGTAATATTTGCCATCACGAGGATGCGAACCGAGTGGCGATTACCGAGGCATTACGCGTGATGCTCGACGCTTTTTCGCCGCAAAATCTGATGCGTCGTTTTGTGCAGTATCGCCGTAGCCACGAACTACGCCAGCCGTTGAATGACGCTGAGGCCTGGCGGATGTATAGCCATTATTACGACGAGTTGGCATCAGACCGCCAGCAGGGGTTCTCCATGCTGTTCAACGAGGTTTACGCCCAGGTTTATGACCGGGTATTACGTGAGAATCAGCGGGAGCCGGAAGCATGA
- the tssG gene encoding type VI secretion system baseplate subunit TssG encodes MATHRPARTDVGKPASFPSDVRGVNFYVLMDALYRKYGDPNQEPSLRTEPEGEVALFKSSASIAFPGSDLDVLERNGVGQFTLTTKFLGFSGSQSPLPGYYLDRMARESAQNEEGMAAFLDLFSHRWTQFVYHAWRKYRYYICFRNGGTDVFSQRMYALVGLGNKSVRDKLTINHSKMLAYAGVLATPGRSPDVVCNLVSHCFDLQEVTIENWQLRKVPIESSQQNRLGVRNSKKKTAGHIPGRSVIGVNFTLGARVPDRSGKFLLQIGNLSMERYLSFLPDGENHQALMMFISFLLRDQFAWDLRLCLAPDQAKGMRLGDRSRSCIGRTAFIGQPKAPPSVTLHIRE; translated from the coding sequence ATGGCAACACACCGGCCAGCACGCACTGATGTAGGGAAACCTGCGTCGTTTCCGTCAGATGTACGTGGGGTAAATTTTTATGTGCTGATGGATGCGCTGTACCGCAAGTACGGCGATCCGAATCAGGAACCATCCCTGCGTACTGAACCAGAAGGGGAAGTTGCGCTGTTCAAATCCAGTGCCAGTATTGCTTTTCCGGGCAGCGATCTGGATGTGCTTGAGCGTAACGGCGTCGGGCAGTTCACCCTGACAACTAAATTTCTCGGTTTTTCTGGCAGCCAATCGCCGTTGCCTGGTTACTACCTGGATCGGATGGCGCGGGAGTCTGCACAGAATGAAGAGGGAATGGCGGCGTTTCTCGACTTGTTCAGCCACCGCTGGACACAGTTTGTGTACCACGCTTGGCGCAAGTACCGCTATTACATCTGTTTTCGCAATGGTGGTACGGATGTTTTTTCACAACGGATGTACGCGCTAGTCGGGCTGGGCAATAAAAGTGTGCGTGACAAGCTGACTATAAACCACAGCAAAATGCTGGCTTACGCGGGTGTGCTGGCAACGCCGGGGCGCTCGCCAGATGTAGTGTGCAACCTGGTATCTCACTGTTTTGATCTGCAGGAAGTCACTATTGAAAACTGGCAGTTGCGCAAAGTGCCGATTGAGTCTTCGCAGCAGAACCGCCTGGGCGTGCGTAATTCGAAAAAGAAAACAGCTGGCCATATTCCTGGGCGTTCGGTGATTGGCGTTAATTTTACGCTTGGTGCCCGCGTGCCAGATCGCAGTGGGAAATTTCTGTTGCAGATTGGCAACCTGTCAATGGAGCGCTATCTCTCGTTTTTGCCGGACGGTGAAAACCACCAGGCATTGATGATGTTTATTTCCTTCCTGTTGCGTGACCAATTCGCCTGGGATTTACGGTTGTGCCTGGCTCCGGATCAGGCAAAAGGAATGCGTCTGGGTGACCGGTCTCGATCCTGTATTGGGCGAACTGCGTTTATTGGTCAACCGAAAGCACCGCCTTCAGTCACCCTCCACATCAGGGAATAA